The following proteins are encoded in a genomic region of Roseinatronobacter sp. S2:
- a CDS encoding M3 family metallopeptidase, with amino-acid sequence MTNPLLSDWQTEFHLPPFADIRDGDFAPAFEAALQAGRAAYAAIADNPDAPTFANTIDAMERADDLLDRVAGVFFNLSGSDSNPAREALQRELSPTLSAYSSEIINNRKLFDRIETLWASRDQLDLNAEQARVLMLYRRMFVRAGAALEGADATRLTDVKSRLASLGTEFTQNLLADERDWMMPLEDLAGLPDFVIANAKAAAEERGRDGYVVTLNRSLIVPFLQFSTRRDLREKAYEAWTARGANGGKTDNRAIAAEVLALRAERAGLLGYESFARYKLETEMAGTPDAVRDLLMQVWTPARTKAMADAAKLEAMLHADGCDGPLEPWDWRFYAEKLRRAEHDLDEAALKPYLSLDNMIAAAFDCANRLFGLEFRALDVALYHPDARAWEVTRNGQHMAVFIGDYFARGSKRSGAWCSTMRSQRKLGGEVRPIVVNICNFAKGDPALLSYDDARTLFHEFGHALHQMLSDVTYGLISGTSVARDFVELPSQLYEHWLEVPEVLARHARHVDTDEAMPQDMLDRLLAAQNFDQGFATVEYVASALVDLEFHDGPPPADPMQKQSQVLDGLGMPRAIRMRHATPHFAHVFSGDGYSSGYYSYMWSEVMDADAFEAFREAGSAFDAQTAAKLERFILSAGGRDEAEALYTAFRGRMPGVDALLKGRGLAA; translated from the coding sequence ATGACAAACCCGCTTCTTTCCGACTGGCAGACAGAGTTTCACCTGCCGCCCTTCGCCGATATTCGGGACGGGGATTTCGCACCCGCCTTTGAGGCGGCCCTTCAGGCGGGCCGCGCGGCCTACGCTGCCATTGCCGACAACCCCGATGCGCCCACATTCGCCAACACCATTGACGCGATGGAACGCGCCGATGACTTGCTGGACCGCGTGGCGGGGGTGTTTTTCAACCTGTCGGGCAGTGATTCCAACCCCGCACGCGAAGCGCTGCAACGCGAACTGTCCCCGACACTGTCGGCCTATTCGTCGGAAATCATCAATAACCGCAAGCTGTTTGACCGGATCGAAACCCTTTGGGCCAGCCGCGACCAGCTTGACCTGAACGCAGAACAGGCGCGCGTGCTGATGTTGTATCGGCGCATGTTCGTGCGCGCAGGGGCCGCGCTGGAAGGGGCGGATGCCACGCGCCTGACCGATGTGAAATCGCGGCTGGCTAGCCTTGGCACGGAATTTACCCAAAACCTGCTGGCCGATGAACGCGACTGGATGATGCCGCTGGAGGATCTGGCGGGCCTGCCGGATTTCGTGATTGCCAATGCAAAAGCGGCCGCCGAAGAACGGGGGCGCGACGGCTATGTGGTAACACTGAACCGGTCGCTGATTGTGCCGTTCTTGCAGTTTTCAACGCGGCGCGACCTGCGCGAAAAAGCCTATGAGGCATGGACCGCACGCGGCGCAAACGGGGGCAAGACCGACAACCGCGCAATCGCGGCCGAAGTGCTGGCCTTGCGCGCCGAACGCGCGGGCCTGCTGGGGTATGAAAGTTTCGCCCGCTACAAGCTGGAAACCGAAATGGCGGGCACGCCCGATGCGGTGCGCGATTTGCTGATGCAGGTCTGGACGCCTGCGCGCACCAAGGCCATGGCAGACGCCGCCAAGCTGGAGGCGATGCTGCATGCAGACGGGTGTGATGGCCCGCTGGAGCCGTGGGACTGGCGGTTTTACGCGGAAAAACTGCGCCGTGCAGAACATGATCTGGATGAGGCCGCGCTGAAACCCTACCTGTCGCTGGACAATATGATCGCCGCCGCTTTTGACTGCGCAAACCGGCTGTTCGGGCTGGAATTCCGCGCGCTGGATGTGGCCCTGTATCATCCTGATGCCCGCGCATGGGAGGTGACACGCAATGGCCAGCATATGGCGGTGTTTATCGGCGATTATTTTGCGCGCGGGTCCAAACGGTCGGGGGCGTGGTGTTCAACCATGCGCAGCCAGCGCAAACTGGGCGGCGAGGTGCGGCCAATCGTCGTGAATATCTGCAATTTCGCCAAGGGCGATCCGGCGCTTCTGTCCTATGACGATGCGCGCACGCTGTTTCATGAATTCGGCCACGCGTTGCATCAGATGCTGTCAGATGTGACTTACGGGCTGATTTCCGGCACATCGGTGGCGCGCGATTTTGTGGAATTGCCCAGCCAATTGTATGAACACTGGCTGGAAGTGCCCGAAGTGCTGGCCCGCCATGCCCGCCATGTGGATACGGACGAGGCCATGCCCCAAGATATGCTGGATCGCCTTCTGGCCGCGCAGAATTTCGATCAGGGCTTTGCGACAGTCGAATATGTGGCATCTGCCTTGGTGGATCTGGAATTTCATGACGGCCCGCCACCTGCCGACCCCATGCAGAAACAGTCGCAGGTGCTGGACGGCTTGGGCATGCCGCGCGCGATACGGATGCGCCATGCAACGCCGCATTTCGCGCATGTATTTTCGGGCGATGGCTATTCCAGCGGATATTACAGCTACATGTGGTCAGAGGTTATGGATGCCGACGCGTTCGAGGCGTTCCGCGAGGCGGGCAGTGCGTTCGATGCGCAAACCGCCGCGAAACTGGAACGCTTCATCCTGTCCGCCGGTGGACGTGACGAGGCAGAGGCGCTTTATACCGCCTTCCGTGGTCGTATGCCGGGGGTGGACGCGCTGCTGAAAGGGCGCGGGCTGGCTGCGTAA